In Primulina eburnea isolate SZY01 chromosome 14, ASM2296580v1, whole genome shotgun sequence, the following proteins share a genomic window:
- the LOC140811241 gene encoding uncharacterized protein yields MIDTASGGALVNKTPQEARALISNMAANAQQFSTRQDNPPRQVNEVSVTPIDQKLDSLTSLLEKLVAGQVQQVKTCGVCAMVGHPTDMCSSLQEEPTQQANAIGGFPGQPQRRYDPFSNSYNPGWRDHPNFSYKNQGGQQGYPQQNWNKQHAPEQTSTSSMSLDEIVKALAENTQKFQQETRASIQNLGTQITQIATSFSKLEAQNSGKLPSQTVVNPKENASAMVLRSGKEIDQKNTSPTKVTEEKSTNEEIKGESEKEPKVNSKPLSSTISNAVVPPFPSRLEKSKKMDYEKEVLETFRKVEINIPLIDAIKQIPRYAKFLKDLCTNKRRFKSDEKVSVGESVSAVIKKSLPNKCKAGMFTMPCVIGNLKIERAMLDLGASINVMPYSIYRALNLGPLKETRVVIQLADRSNAYPEGVVEDVLVQVKELIFPADFYILRMEEDSTAISAPIILGRPFMKTARTKIDVEEGTLSVEFDGEIVKFSIFDAMKYPNENHSICSIDIVDSIVQECFEETYEIDNFHMQAQLEVEGEIAEAWEISETDEDSQTVVPSLETEILIPHKKLLPSVLQAPKLESKDLPNHLKYIYLGDNETLPVIISKRLTE; encoded by the coding sequence ATGATTGATACTGCAAGTGGTGGTGCATTGGTGAACAAAACGCCTCAAGAGGCACGAGCTCTAATCTCCAACATGGCTGCCAATGCACAACAGTTCAGTACTAGGCAAGACAACCCTCCACGACAAGTCAATGAGGTAAGTGTTACTCCTATCGAccaaaaattagattctttgaCCTCTCTTTTGGAAAAGTTGGTTGCAGGACAAGTGCAACAGGTAAAAACTTGTGGTGTATGTGCTATGGTGGGACATCCTACAGATATGTGTTCGTCACTACAAGAGGAACCCACACAACAAGCCAATGCAATTGGTGGATTTCCTGGGCAGCCCCAGCGTCGATATGATCCATTTTCTAATAGCTACAATCCAGGATGGAGGGATCACCCAAATTTCAGCTATAAGAATCAAGGAGGCCAACAAGGATATCCACAGCAAAATTGGAACAAACAACACGCACCCGAACAAACATCCACCTCAAGTATGTCTTTAGACGAAATTGTAAAGGCCTTAGCTGAAAATACTCAAAAATTTCAACAGGAAACGAGGGCCAGCATTCAAAATCTAGGAACCCAGATCACGCAGATCGCTACATCATTCAGCAAGTTGGAAGCCCAGAATTCTGGAAAATTACCGTCGCAAACAGTGGTTAATCCAAAAGAAAATGCAAGTGCCATGGTATTAAGGAGTGGAAAGGAGATCGACCAAAAGAACACTTCACCAACAAAAGTTACTGAAGAAAAAAGCACAAATGAAGAGATCAAAGGAGAATCTGAAAAAGAACCAAAGGTAAATTCTAAGCCTTTATCATCTACTATTTCGAATGCGGTTGTTCCTCCATTTCCTTCCAGGTTGGAAAAGTCCAAGAAAATGGATTACGAGAAAGAAGTGTTGGAAACCTTTAGAAAGGTGGAGATCAATATTCCTCTTATAGATGCCATCAAACAAATTCCAAGGtatgctaaatttttaaaagatttgtgCACTAACAAGAGGAGGTTTAAAAGTGATGAAAAAGTAAGCGTGGGGGAAAGTGTATCTGCGGTTATTAAGAAGTCACTGCCAAACAAATGCAAGGCAGGTATGTTTACAATGCCTTGTGTTATTGGAAATCTGAAAATTGAGCGTGCTATGCTAGATTTAGGCGCATCCATTAATGTCATGCCCTATTCAATATACCGTGCTCTGAACTTGGGTCCTTTAAAGGAAACTAGAGTGGTGATTCAATTAGCTGACCGATCTAATGCTTACCCTGAAGGAGTTgtggaggatgttctggtaCAGGTTAAAGAATTGATATTTCCTGCGGATTTCTACATATTGCGAATGGAAGAAGACTCCACTGCGATTTCAGCTCCGATTATATTGGGGAGACCTTTCATGAAAACTGCTAGAACCAAGATTGATGTGGAAGAGGGTACTCTTTCCGTCGAATTCGACGGGGAGATTGTgaaatttagtatttttgaTGCTATGAAATACCCAAATGAAAACCACTCTATATGTTCGATTGATATTGTTGATTCAATTGTGCAAGAATGTTTTGAGGAGACATATGagattgacaattttcacatGCAGGCACAGTTGGAGGTGGAAGGAGAGATAGCTGAAGCTTGGGAAATTTCCGAAACTGATGAGGACTCACAAACTGTGGTTCCAAGTTTAGAAACCGAAATATTAATCCCTCACAAGAAATTGCTACCATCTGTTTTGCAGGCACCCAAATTGGAATCGAAAGATTTGCCAAATCATTTGAAGTATATCTATTTGGGAGACAATGAAACTTTGCCTGTGATCATCTCGAAGAGGTTAACTGAATAG